Within Sander vitreus isolate 19-12246 chromosome 23, sanVit1, whole genome shotgun sequence, the genomic segment ttttcaaagaGTTGTTTGAGTTTGTAGGACTGGATATGAGCCTGAATGGCACTATAAGATGGCCATTTCCTGCAATCTGGCAAAAACATGAACAACAGGGACTTGGCCATGAGGGAGAGCTTGCGCAAGTCCTCGGGCTGAAGATAAATATGCTGCACTGCTGCGTAGGTGTTCTGCTGGCGGCTGATTTCCCCTGCGACACTTCAGCCAagtcatctctctctcattatATTGTGGTCTATTTTCAGCTGGCATTAGGATGAGGTCTGAATGTTTCCAGACACGGCTTCGTTGGATGTCAGGCCTCTCCCAACTCTGATTGTATCAAAGCATTGTGCTAACTCATGATTTGTGGAGGTGGAGTCTTCTTTGTAGCTAATAAATTCCAGGTTCAAAAGTCGGTCAGGTATACAAACGTCAAACTTTCTTGTCTGCCCTCTTGAGGGATGTGGTATTTTTTTAAGCTTCCTCTAACAATAATTACGAGATCAGGATCTGTGTGCCTCCCTCCAGTCAGGTTATGATTTAAAGTCTGCCAGATGACCAGTTAAGTCCTGTTATAACCAGAGGGACTGTTTCTGCTTTAAAATGATCAAATTACGAGCACATGCCTGAATGTTCACTTTCCTCAGAAGGATGCAGAATTCGTTTCTGGCTTATCCAGGTCAGGGAGAGAGCAGAAAGAAAGTAAGGAAAGTTAGGAATTGGAGAAAAATGCTTCCCCATAAAGAAATTAGATGTGTTACATACGTGAACATGGCTTAAAACTGCCAAGACTGAATATTTTTATGTTCAAACGCAAAAAAGGCATCGAAAGATCAAGTGTGCAGGGACTGAAAATGGCTTCAAACGTCGTCTCACTGGTTTCAAAAAGGTTAAGAGTTACACAATGTAAAGGAATAGTTCTATATTTTGGGAAGTTCACTTAtgtgccaagagttagatgagaagatggatacCACTCTTATTCTGTATGgcaaatataaagctacagctagctgccggttagcttagcacaaggaTTGGAAATGGGGAAACCGGTAGCCTGACTCTTCCCAAAGATCAAATCCAGCATCTTAAAGcataattaacatgttatacattttttttaatcttttttctttttccgttTTTACCTCAACAAATGTCTTGTATaaacaagttgtggttttacagtGGAAGTCAATGTTCCTAGGTAACAAATAGTCTGGTATAACCCCGTCTTTTTCaattttgtatggattaaacaaatgaaatatttatatacacatacatacatacattatttaGTGAATTTTAGAGGTGCCGGTAGGCAGATTTTATACCACACCATGTtagggttgtccccccccctaaaaatattattaaaactatgctgtgtattgtaaataacataatatacTTAAAATAATTGTGTAAGTAGCAAAACAATAAACGCAAAAAATGcgttttaagtttagaaacattttaaattaaattgctTCAGCAATTATTTAAgtatttattcactttaaacatcggatgaagcaATTCTCCCAAATACAGATGCAGTGCAATGCAGTCATTAATAAATTACTGTAGTCTGTATGAAATTTACGCCcatggctgtagctttatatttagcatacagataTGAGAGCAGTATCGATCTTATATAATTCTCTGCAAGTGAATTTACCAACATATCAAAGGAATCCTTTGAGAATCTTCAAAATTGGAGTTACAATTAGTTAGTAACCCAATTCTTTGTCTTCATCTCAGGAGGACATCCAGCAGAAGGAGGGGCACATGCGTTGGGGTGACGGATTTGTCATTGTGTACGACATCACAGACCGGGGAAGCTTTGAGGAGGTGGCCCCACTCCGAAATCTCCTAGAGGAGGTGAAGAAACCGAAAAATGTGCCTTTGGTCCTTGTGGGCAACAAGTCCGATCTGGACCATGTCCGGCAGGTCGGCACAGAGGAAGGCGAGCGGCTGGCAGCTGAAATGGCATGCGCCTTCTACGAATGTTCAGCATGTGCCAATGAGGGTGGCACTGTGGCAGAGGCTTTCCATGAGCTGTGTCGCGAGGTGAGGCGCCGCAAGGCCATGCAGGGCAAGGCCAGACGTCGCAGCTCCACCACACACGTCAAACAAGCCATCAACAAGATGCTGACCAAGATCAGCAGCTAGGGAAGAGCCACACTACGGTCTGATGACACAATAAATGTACATTTCTTCtcatgtaaatgttttaaacaaTTTTTGGCTCTGAAATGGACGCTATGTGACAGATTTAATGTGGAATGTGTTCTTTACTTATACTCGGAtaattttttcaacaaaaaaaaagaaaaaaggtccCAAGTGCAATCCCTATTCCCTCTGAAAGAGGTAAATCATGTCGGGACTTCAGCATGGGAGCCTTAACGGATGATTTCTTGTCCAAACATTTGAGCTCATTCGAATCAAAATAATCCTGTATACTGGTGAGATAGGAGATGCTTCATGATCATACATGATCCTGAGGTTTTTATCCTCTCTAACTctttaaaatcaataaataagcCACATGGCAGTCTGAAAATGATGCATGCAAGCCATCCTATTTAGCATGCAAAGGATCCAAGGATTTATTGACGTTGAACAAGAAAATTCGTAGTTTCCTCTCTGTATCTTGTCTGTAGGAGGATATTGTGATGTGCTTCGGCCCACATGCGTGTTCGGTCAGCAGTGGTCAAAGAAAAATGAGATCAGAGAAACGCTATTATGTAAAAGTAGATCCACTGTCGTTAACTCATGTCATCCCTAGAAAAATCCCCGTAGCTGTTAATGCCTGTCCTTCAAACAAACCTTGTAACAAAGTCCACTATGTTCTGTTGACATTAAATGTTTTGCAGTGCACTCATGTGTACTCAAGATATTTTTCTCAAGGAACCAAAGCACAGGTTCAGAGCATGTCAAGGCTAGGGATGTACCGATCCGTTACAGATATCAGGCCGATTCTGACTCAAACAGCTGGATCGGGTATCAGTGACAATGGGGCCGAGCTATTCAATTCCAcgtttacagtatatacattatttttgggaattttatttgtttatttgttgcggcatttaaaaatgttttacactTCAATTGGAATTCCTGTTGATTTTGAAGATTTACTAAGTTGTTGGTGcgccatttatttttaataaattacattttgttttacaaagttCGGAAAGCAATGTTTAAGTCAAGCCTGACTTACACATAAAAGAATGATCCCAGTCACTTCCGTACAGAGAGGCATACAGCTTATTAATTAAACACCGGTATCGGAtgggtactcggtatcggccgatagcCAGCCCAGGTATCGAAACTGAAAAGTCaaatcggtgcatccctagtcagGGCTAATGATTCCTACAAAAGGGAAGCAGTCGCGGTTTATCCCAACATGTCACATTCCAAGGATGTTCCCGTCCTCCCTGTTATTTTAATACTGTAAACTACAGTATGTATGATATTGCCTCAAGCAATGCCGTGTGTACAGAACTTAAATGGCATCTACAGTAGAAGATACTGTAATTGTTGAaatggaatgttttttttccttctttatgTATGTGACCTGTATGATCAAAACAACCAGCTGTGCACTTGAAATTAAAAATAGATCTATCTCACCAGTTTTCCTCTTAATGACTCCATACGTTTGTTTGACATCAATGTAAATGTCATCGCTGGGTGCATGATGTTCTACAGAAGCCCTTAGTGGTGTACTaagtttaaaataataaacattgTGATTGATATGGACGCCTTCAGTCTGACCATCAAATGTCACATGTACATAGTGACAGTCTCCAAACGAGCAGAGCAGTGACGGTTTAACATGTAAGTTTATGTCCACCTCCTGAAGCTCAGAGAGCCAGGAGGACAGCTGAATGAGGTGAAAAATAGGGACAATGCTGGGAGGGAGTAGCCTATTTTACAAAGAGATCCAACAATACTgccataaagaaaaaaaacatttatataatGTACAGCATGAAGACATTACCAATGTGTATGGGATCTGACAAAAAAGGTATcgcttaaaatgtattattgcgTCGCCAAAAggtgcagtgaaaatgtttggATGCACCTAAATGATgtgctggtgcacctaaatgaaaatgTTAGGAGCACCAGTGCAACACATTTAAGGTTGGTCTGGAGCCATGCAGCATTATTTTGGGCAATacggatttaaaaaaaaaataaaacttaatttTTACTGCCTTGAAGCCTGTAAGTAAAACCTATTCCATCTAATGTTCTTACTTTCGCCAAGAAAATTGAACTGTTACCCACTTCTGGCACAGTACTGTAAAAAAGGAAACCTCCCACTCAATTATCCTGTTATTTAGAATAGATTGCTGACTCAGGGAGaggacataaaaacaaaaaatgctttcTTTAGTTTGGGTGAAGCAGAAAGGAGTGGCCCAGCTTTCTGGCAAATAATTACTAGAGGCAAAAATCCCATAATAACCAGGGAGAGGAGCCACAgtgctcctcctcatcctgaccAGTTGGAGACTATAAAAGGACAATTCTAGTTGTTTCTCCCCTACTACTGCAATATGAATTCTGACTGTTTAAAAGATGTTTTGAACCCAGTTGTGCTCCCCTTTCAATTCCAAACAGCACAAATTAAGTTAGTTATGTCATCACCATAAAAACAAGGCGATAGTCTtgctgtgtcacacacacaacataaagAAGAGTGGATGTGGTGAGATTGTTGCATTTTTACTTCTGACACTCAGCTCCCTTTACCCTCCAGCTGTTTTGAATGCTGCTGGAGTTTTGACCGTCTGCTGTATCAGCCAAAGGGTCATACTCCAGATTTGATGCCCCAGGTGGCCAAAAGTCTCTGTAGACGTTGTGTGCTGTGCAAGAACAAGGCAgtgtgcacacagacacacatcattTCTCCACGGCATTAATGGAAATAACCAGACATAACATTTATCAGACAAAAGAAATTGAGCAAGCTTTTTGTGGTGGACACAAACAATGTGATGAATGCATTCCCCCACTATTTTACGTGTTTTCTATTATTAAGTTAAAAACAATGATGatattaattaatttgtttggcagcaaaacaagctaaaaacacaacattgacatacagtattatcCCCTTATGAAGTTGACATGGAGAACATATTCGTAAACAGTTAAAAAACCTATACtagggatgctaatttagattttttttctgcccAATAGTTGACCCTCGTTAACCCATCATTAACCAAACACAAAAGTTTGGGTTGTAAAACTAAAATATTGAGCTGAAAGACGCTAAAACCGTAGCGCTGTTAAGCCGAAGGGAAGTGCAGAGCTggttgataattctctgtggataCATCCATACAAGCAACCCCTTTTCACATTAAAACCTAGTCATTTGACCATCTTTACTATCAATATATTGATGAGTGCAGgtttaataaacctttttagATTAAATGATCATAAATGAAAAAAGTTACTTAGATATAACTCCAGCTCTACGTGCATGGCCTACAATGCAGGGTTTTCCCGTGCCATTATACGGCTTATAACTGTTTTTGCACACCGCCTAAGCatatgaacgtaaaaacaatgTGGAGAGCATTTGGACAACGAGCAGACCGTTATTATACATTAATGGGGCCGACGCACGGGGCGGGCGTCGGCTCGTTGTCTTCGGCACACACATGTGAAACAGtgtcacagccacacacacgcaTCATGCATGTTGCAAACACAGCAGCTACTGCAGCCGTCACGTTAGCAAGTGTGCGGTGGAAAGACATATTGAaagagaaaggggaaaaagagagggaggcgCGTTTGTCAACGAGTATGAAGTAGAAGAAACGTTatagctgtgaacgtagcagcACAGTCTGTGTACAGTTCATGTGTCGCTAACGGTGAATAAATGCTACAACTCCTCAAGAAGCAATACAAGTTATCGTGTCTTCCTTGCTACCTGCAAGTGTAGGGGTTAGACACGGAGCTAGCAAAAACTTCAGCACAGACTCACTTTAGGGTGGAGCAGCCATTCTCATTTTAGTGACAAAACTGCGCCCAAGTTTTGCCTCTCTCTCACTGCAACCACTAAACTGGATGCAAATATTTACGTGATGACATCACTAATATACAAATGAGCGCTCTGAAACTTGGTGCAAACTTGGGTCGGGAGTTCATGGCAGTGTGGGCCCACTCGTCAATCTCCATCGCTctgaagaaagacagacacgTGGTGGCTTTGTTGGAAAGTGCAGCTGCAATGGCTAAGGGGAATGAGCGGGAGAAGCACCAAGGATTGATCCCACACAGCTCTCATTTCCAACAGGGTCTTTGCTTCTGGGTAGATGTGACGCAGGCACTGCCAGGCATGTAAACGTATGACTGCAACTTGCTGGGGTTTGAGTTCCGCTCTCATCTCCAACATCAATATGGAAGGTAGATGGGAGGAAGGGGCAGTCAGAGACCAAATGGGGGGCACTGACCGTGgaagcagaaagagaaaaagacactTTTTGACTTCTTGGTGAAACTTCACAGTAGGCTGGGGCAGAAATGTTTCCATCCTGCCTGCGATTTGGCTCTCTGTGCATCACTATGGTTTAGACTTGTGGATGATATTTCTGTAGGTGGCATTTTCAAACTCAAATACAATTGAATCCCCTGCTGCCTCTTGACTGGTTATATActccaaaacaatcacaaacagCGGACGTGGAAGTGTAAGATTGTCTGCATATCCatgacagatatgttcacaACTGTTTTGTTGGTGGGTGCAATCTGCATattcacaaatgttttgttttgacacAAATCTGGACACATAGCGCTTCCATGCAAACCTcgaaaaaatattattttttactgttatGCAGCAGTGGGTTTTATCTGGGTTTCTCACAAATATCTACTGTCTGCCTGAAACTCGCCAACATTCATTGCATTATTGTCACACTGTACAGCCACTCCAACAGCTACTGTAGCACAGCAGAGAAGAACAGAGAGTAGTGGTGCAGTCTTTGAAAATGGCGCTCTTTGAATAGTCATGTAACGCATCCTGTCAGTACTCACAGTTCCTTGGAAACTCAGAAAGCGGTTACCACACAGTGGAGAAACTGTCCTGACGCTCTGTCCAGGTTCACGTGCAAAGCTCCTCCTCTCGCGGCGCAAAGTCCTGACCACTTGTACTGCAGCAGCGTCCCGGGCAGCTATCCAGAAATCCCAAAACACTAATAAAACCTATTTTCTTTCTAACGTCTATGTCCAACGTTAATGTCCACATGAATCCATACTTACTCAGAAACTCCGGCGACATCAGGTTTCCCACGCAGGGCTCTCCTCATCCAAGAAAGTCAGGGTGACAGCTAAGCTAACTTTAGCTGAATTAGCAACAGTCCACGCGCCAATTCAGCGAAATTACCAATATGGTCCAGCTGCGGCTTGCAAATTACAGACAGAAAACGGCTCCATGTAAGGCTTACTTTCCCGTTTCACAGGgttacaaaacaatacaaaacgtCTGGCGTTCAACTTAGGTAACGTATAACTTTACTAAACAAAAAAACCGGCGTTTAGTCCCTAGTTCTCTGTTTGTTGTTCTCGTTAGACCCACCCATCAAAGAACTCGGTAGGTTCCAGCTGCTCATCACTGATTGGCTAATTAAAAAGGCACACACCTAACTGTAACCAATTACCCTGTTGCACATGATGGATTCAAGTACTGTGCTGAACGGAGGACACTTCAATTGCTTCATGAAACTATTTATTGAGCCATATTAATGCCAAGTTATTATACATAATACATTACTTAGCCACtccatattttaaaatgtatattagtAAACGGAAATGCCTGTCAAACCaaacaaagtaaacaaaataagGGTACTATATCTGCAAGCTCTCttaacacccccccccacacacacacacacacactctttttccAACctgttcctgtttgttttcttttttcttttctttgtaagTCTTCTTTTTCAGCATTGTGCTTAGCTATAGTAAAATATTCTGCAAACACGCTTTGACAGCatgtaactctctctctctctctggtgatGCTACTAACATCTCTGGAGGGAAAGGAGCATCTCTAGAGCAAAATTAACTCCCATATCCTTTCAGAGGCTGATATCCCCATGCATTCTGTTTAGATATGCAATCATGGGGAAATGAACTGTACAGTGATTTCAGCAAACTCACATAAATAACCATGGAAGAGcactgactgacagactgagATAAAAACACAGCAGAAGGAAAATGTATTGTTGACAAACATGCATAAATCAAGTCCAGAAAGTCAATAAAAGTGATTCTGGATgttcacatgtactgtatgtgtatttctTATGAACTTATTTGGCAGCAGACGTTCTCGAGACCCACTTGATTAAATTGGTCCATTATaaggcaggggggggggggagagaaagaaaagcatcAGTTTCATAGCAGAGGAAATGAAAGGCCTACAGAGAGGGGTAATGTTCTCTCTGTAAACAGGCAGACTGTCCAAggctcttctctcctcttcagtCCAATCTcttacaaacaacatatttctTCCTTGAGTGGGCAGGAGATACAATGACAAGCTGTTTAAGTTGAACTTGGAGAGTTTATTTCCAAAGTGCTATACAGTATGCACTATATATCCGCTTTAGGGGAGAAAAACATCATTGCCTGAAGTTCATTATTCAGTGTCTTTTACATGTTCTGGAGTATCCTGAAAGTGAATAAGTGCAATTATCAAAATGggaaactattcctttaactggTAGTTTTGATAGCTTCAATGGAATTCCCCACCAACATGAATACATACTGCTATGGAAGTAATATAAAGTGCTGTGTGGTACCGTTGTTGGAGCCATAATAAGTCTATTGGTATTTCTTCATttcattgtaaaaacaaacacgatgatttgtatttactttattttttatttcatttctaaCTTGTTAAATTCAATTTTGGACATTAAATCTGGAGAAATAACTTTAGATAATTACTAGAATACAGCCACCTCCGATCCTCCTCCTAAACGTAAGGATCTCCGCGAG encodes:
- the rerg gene encoding ras-related and estrogen-regulated growth inhibitor isoform X1 encodes the protein MAKSPEVKLAVFGRAGVGKSALVVRFLTRRFIWEYDPTLESTYRHQANIDDEVVTMDILDTAGQEDIQQKEGHMRWGDGFVIVYDITDRGSFEEVAPLRNLLEEVKKPKNVPLVLVGNKSDLDHVRQVGTEEGERLAAEMACAFYECSACANEGGTVAEAFHELCREVRRRKAMQGKARRRSSTTHVKQAINKMLTKISS
- the rerg gene encoding ras-related and estrogen-regulated growth inhibitor isoform X2; translation: MAKSPEVKLAVFGRAGVGKSESTYRHQANIDDEVVTMDILDTAGQEDIQQKEGHMRWGDGFVIVYDITDRGSFEEVAPLRNLLEEVKKPKNVPLVLVGNKSDLDHVRQVGTEEGERLAAEMACAFYECSACANEGGTVAEAFHELCREVRRRKAMQGKARRRSSTTHVKQAINKMLTKISS